A single region of the Solwaraspora sp. WMMD406 genome encodes:
- the cysC gene encoding adenylyl-sulfate kinase, which translates to MTDGWVLPDDVLRDAPAYTPRPFELADLELILSGAYAPLTGFHSRADLASLGRRGRLADGTVWPVPVTLEVPASLVAGLDLGNPLHRVLVLADLEGAPVAALDVTDAWPSRDGFSGVGGTVRRLGDGGHGPFQRLRRTPAEVRALLPPGRVLGVVADRPLHRPQLAQIAHAARTLAAHLLILIPVTDGGANPLPPEVLVRAVFAARDRMPPATLVAVPLTRRGDEIRDALLRARVAAAYGVTHLLSTGEMLSGGGPRVLVPRELAYDNRDGQWRWRDDIPPRNRRMALSQEEIDDLLDRGFPLPEWHTPPAVARELARARPPRRHRGLVVFFTGFSGSGKSTIARGVADALRESGDRSVTLLDGDVVRRELSAGLTFSKTDRDRNVRRIGWVASEIGRHHGVAICCPIAPYEQARAAAREMAVAAGAGFLLVWVATPLDVCEARDRKGLYAKARAGQLTGMTGIDDPYEEPTDADLVLDTSEMSIEQGVQAVLHHLTETGWVEPRLQPA; encoded by the coding sequence ATGACCGACGGCTGGGTGCTGCCTGACGACGTGCTGCGGGACGCGCCGGCGTACACGCCGCGGCCGTTCGAGTTGGCCGATCTCGAGCTGATCCTGTCGGGGGCCTACGCCCCGTTGACCGGCTTCCATTCCCGGGCGGACCTGGCCTCCCTGGGCCGGCGCGGGCGGCTGGCCGACGGCACGGTCTGGCCGGTGCCGGTCACCTTGGAGGTGCCCGCCAGCCTGGTCGCCGGCCTCGACCTGGGCAACCCTTTGCACCGGGTGCTCGTCCTCGCCGATCTGGAAGGCGCGCCGGTCGCCGCGCTGGACGTGACGGACGCCTGGCCGAGCCGGGACGGGTTCAGCGGGGTCGGCGGCACCGTACGCCGGCTCGGTGACGGTGGACACGGTCCGTTCCAGCGGCTGCGCCGGACACCGGCCGAGGTCCGGGCGTTGCTGCCCCCGGGACGGGTTCTCGGGGTGGTCGCCGACCGGCCGCTGCACCGACCACAGCTGGCGCAGATCGCGCACGCCGCCCGGACCCTCGCCGCTCACCTGCTCATCCTGATCCCGGTGACCGACGGTGGAGCCAATCCGCTGCCGCCGGAGGTCCTGGTCCGCGCCGTCTTCGCCGCCCGCGACCGGATGCCCCCGGCGACGCTGGTCGCGGTGCCGTTGACCCGCCGGGGCGACGAGATCCGCGACGCGCTGCTGCGGGCCCGGGTGGCCGCCGCGTACGGGGTCACCCATCTGCTCTCCACCGGCGAGATGCTCTCCGGTGGCGGACCTCGGGTGCTGGTGCCGCGTGAGTTGGCCTACGACAATCGGGACGGTCAGTGGCGCTGGCGCGACGACATCCCGCCCCGTAACCGGCGGATGGCGCTCAGCCAGGAGGAGATCGACGACCTGCTGGACCGGGGTTTCCCGCTGCCCGAATGGCACACGCCGCCGGCGGTGGCCCGGGAGTTGGCCCGGGCCCGTCCGCCGCGCCGCCACCGCGGGTTGGTGGTGTTCTTCACCGGGTTCTCCGGGTCCGGCAAATCGACGATCGCCCGAGGTGTCGCCGACGCGCTACGGGAAAGTGGCGACCGGTCGGTCACGCTGCTCGACGGCGACGTGGTCCGCCGGGAACTCTCCGCCGGGCTGACCTTCTCCAAGACCGACCGGGACCGCAACGTCCGCCGGATCGGGTGGGTCGCGTCCGAGATCGGCCGGCACCACGGCGTGGCGATCTGCTGCCCGATCGCGCCGTACGAGCAGGCCAGGGCGGCGGCTCGGGAGATGGCGGTCGCGGCGGGCGCCGGCTTCCTGCTGGTGTGGGTGGCCACGCCGTTGGACGTGTGCGAGGCCCGCGACCGCAAGGGGCTGTACGCCAAGGCGCGGGCCGGGCAACTGACCGGGATGACCGGCATCGACGACCCGTACGAGGAGCCGACCGACGCGGATCTGGTGCTCGACACCTCCGAGATGAGCATCGAGCAGGGGGTGCAGGCGGTGTTGCACCACCTCACCGAGACCGGTTGGGTGGAGCCTCGGCTGCAGCCCGCCTGA
- a CDS encoding ABC transporter ATP-binding protein, translating into MTLIETEALTKTYGGRVTALADLTVSVAPGIVGLVGANGAGKSTLIKILLGLLAPTSGSARVLGLDPATDADEVRARVGYMPESDCLPPDLSAAEFVTHLGRISGLPRTAARERASEALRHVGLYEERYRQIGGYSTGMKQRVKLAQALVHDPDLLLLDEPTNGLDPAGRDAMLALIHRIGTEFGISVVVCSHLLGEVERICDSLVAIDGGRLLRSAQLVDMTTASDVLAVEVSEGTEALAARLAAADLPVSRDGRLLLVPMSAEAGTDVYDRILTAVVELDLPLHRLDQRRHRVAELFATTEDNRVNV; encoded by the coding sequence GTGACTCTCATCGAGACCGAAGCGCTGACCAAGACGTACGGCGGGCGGGTGACCGCGTTGGCCGACCTGACCGTCAGCGTCGCGCCGGGGATCGTCGGCCTGGTCGGCGCCAACGGCGCCGGCAAATCGACCCTGATCAAGATCCTGCTCGGCCTGCTGGCCCCCACCAGCGGATCGGCGCGGGTACTCGGACTGGACCCGGCCACCGACGCCGACGAGGTCCGGGCCCGCGTCGGCTACATGCCGGAAAGCGACTGCCTCCCGCCCGACCTGAGCGCCGCCGAGTTCGTCACCCACCTGGGGCGGATCAGCGGCCTGCCGCGTACGGCGGCCCGCGAACGCGCCTCCGAGGCGCTGCGCCACGTCGGGCTCTACGAGGAGCGCTACCGCCAGATCGGCGGCTACTCCACCGGCATGAAGCAACGGGTCAAACTGGCCCAGGCCCTGGTGCACGACCCGGACCTGCTGCTGCTGGACGAGCCGACCAACGGCCTCGACCCGGCCGGGCGGGACGCCATGCTGGCGCTGATCCACCGCATCGGTACCGAGTTCGGCATCTCGGTGGTGGTCTGCTCCCACCTGCTCGGCGAAGTCGAACGGATCTGCGACTCGCTGGTCGCCATCGACGGCGGTCGGCTGCTGCGCTCGGCGCAGCTCGTGGACATGACCACCGCCAGCGATGTGCTCGCCGTCGAGGTCAGCGAGGGCACCGAGGCGCTCGCCGCCCGGCTCGCCGCCGCCGACCTGCCGGTCAGCCGGGACGGCCGGCTGCTGCTCGTCCCGATGTCGGCCGAGGCCGGCACCGACGTCTACGACCGGATCCTCACCGCCGTCGTCGAACTCGACCTGCCGCTGCACCGGCTCGACCAGCGCCGGCACCGGGTCGCCGAACTCTTCGCCACCACGGAGGACAACCGTGTCAACGTCTGA
- a CDS encoding ABC transporter permease — protein sequence MHDIGYQRYAGGRLGRRHVVGALYAHSLRTAFGLGRSAKAKIFPWFIVAVVVAVAAGLVAVRAQLGQVILGYAQFADAMSWLVIFFVAVVAPELVSRDLGSGVLPLYFSRPLRIADYPLAKFAALATAVFMLLGAPQLVMFLGGAFTTDTGWSGVWNEVTDLAPGLVYALLWAAVFSAIGLVVASVTGKRAFAAGGVVAVFLMTTPIVGVLSVLPSVTANQLAGLAAPSSLVQGTGLWLFRDALITGPDDVGGIGIGDFGPVYGLVTLALIAGCVAVLLARYRKAASR from the coding sequence ATCCACGACATCGGCTACCAGCGGTATGCCGGCGGTCGGCTCGGCCGTCGGCACGTCGTCGGCGCCCTGTACGCCCACAGCCTGCGGACCGCCTTCGGGCTGGGGCGTAGCGCCAAAGCCAAGATCTTCCCGTGGTTCATCGTCGCCGTGGTGGTGGCGGTCGCCGCCGGCCTGGTGGCCGTACGCGCCCAGCTCGGCCAGGTGATCCTTGGCTACGCCCAGTTCGCCGACGCGATGAGCTGGCTGGTGATCTTCTTCGTCGCGGTGGTCGCCCCGGAACTGGTCTCCCGCGACCTGGGCAGCGGTGTGCTGCCGCTGTACTTCTCCCGGCCACTGCGCATCGCCGACTATCCGCTGGCCAAGTTCGCCGCGCTGGCCACCGCCGTGTTCATGCTGCTCGGCGCGCCGCAACTGGTGATGTTCCTCGGTGGCGCGTTCACCACCGACACCGGCTGGTCCGGGGTGTGGAACGAAGTCACCGACCTGGCACCCGGCCTGGTGTACGCGTTGCTGTGGGCCGCCGTGTTCAGCGCCATCGGGCTGGTGGTCGCCTCGGTCACCGGCAAGCGGGCGTTTGCCGCCGGTGGCGTCGTCGCGGTCTTCCTGATGACCACCCCGATCGTCGGGGTGCTGTCGGTGCTGCCGTCGGTCACCGCCAACCAGCTCGCCGGCCTGGCCGCCCCGTCCAGCCTGGTGCAGGGGACCGGGCTGTGGCTGTTCCGCGACGCGCTGATCACCGGTCCGGACGATGTCGGCGGGATCGGCATCGGCGACTTCGGCCCGGTGTACGGCCTGGTCACCCTGGCGCTGATCGCCGGCTGCGTCGCCGTCCTACTCGCCCGCTACCGGAAGGCGGCCAGCCGATGA
- a CDS encoding ABC transporter ATP-binding protein yields MTTTTTTVPAAPAGTAAAAGGSAVELTGVSRWYGNVVAVNDITMTLGTGVTGLLGPNGAGKTTLLHMMAGFLAPSRGTVTVDGEPTWRNPGVYRKLGLVSEREAVHSFLTAYEFVLASARLHRLADPEAAARRAIELVEMTPAQDRRIGTYSKGMRQRTRVAAAMVHDPAVLLLDEPFNGMDPRQRMHMMTLLHSLGDAGRTILFSSHILEEVEQVSGTVQVMVAGRLAASGDFRTIRRLMTNRPHVFAVQSSDDRALAVALLRHDSVAGVDLVKGGGITVRAGDYGSFTRALPRIALAEGIRVHRLLPSDESLESVFSYLVEA; encoded by the coding sequence ATGACCACGACCACCACCACCGTGCCGGCTGCACCCGCCGGCACCGCGGCCGCCGCCGGCGGCAGCGCCGTCGAACTAACCGGGGTGTCCCGCTGGTACGGCAACGTCGTCGCCGTCAACGACATCACCATGACTCTCGGCACCGGGGTCACCGGTCTGCTCGGCCCCAACGGGGCCGGCAAGACCACGCTGCTGCACATGATGGCCGGGTTCCTCGCCCCGTCCCGGGGCACGGTCACCGTCGACGGCGAACCGACCTGGCGCAACCCCGGTGTCTACCGCAAACTCGGCCTGGTCAGCGAGCGGGAGGCCGTCCACAGCTTCCTCACCGCGTACGAGTTCGTGCTGGCCAGCGCCCGACTGCACCGGCTGGCCGACCCGGAGGCGGCGGCCCGGCGGGCGATCGAACTGGTCGAGATGACCCCGGCGCAGGACCGGCGGATCGGCACCTACTCCAAGGGCATGCGGCAGCGCACCCGGGTCGCCGCCGCCATGGTGCACGACCCGGCCGTACTGCTGCTGGACGAACCGTTCAACGGCATGGACCCGCGCCAGCGGATGCACATGATGACGTTGCTGCACTCGCTCGGCGACGCCGGCCGGACCATCCTGTTCAGCTCGCACATCCTGGAAGAGGTCGAGCAGGTCTCCGGCACCGTCCAGGTGATGGTCGCCGGTCGGCTGGCCGCCTCCGGTGACTTCCGCACCATCCGCCGGCTGATGACCAACCGGCCGCACGTGTTCGCCGTACAGTCCAGCGACGACCGGGCGTTGGCGGTGGCGCTGCTGCGGCACGACTCGGTGGCCGGCGTCGACCTGGTCAAGGGCGGCGGCATCACCGTACGGGCCGGTGACTACGGCAGCTTCACCCGTGCCCTGCCCCGGATCGCGCTCGCCGAAGGGATCCGGGTGCACCGTCTGCTGCCCTCGGACGAATCCCTGGAGAGCGTCTTCTCCTACCTCGTGGAGGCGTGA
- a CDS encoding ABC transporter permease subunit, with the protein MWITARGLFGRRRFLLLLPLPALVIALAVLCRWLGVAPGNWAQPVLIALGLAVVLPVVALIVGTGVLGSEIDDGTIVHVLSKPLPRWQIVLPKLVVAVGVTALTVAVPLYVAGVLAESVRLGLALAAASALGALAYSAFFVALSLVTRRPVLLGLVYVLVWEGLLGNFVSGTRVLSVQQYVITFADRIAATPLFDGQVSVTVSVIMTAVIAVAFTALAIDRLRSFSVAGETS; encoded by the coding sequence ATGTGGATCACCGCGCGGGGCCTGTTCGGCCGGCGCCGGTTCCTGCTCCTGCTGCCGTTGCCGGCACTGGTGATCGCGCTCGCGGTGCTGTGCCGGTGGCTCGGCGTCGCCCCGGGCAACTGGGCGCAGCCGGTCCTGATCGCCCTCGGCCTGGCGGTGGTGCTACCCGTCGTCGCGTTGATCGTCGGCACCGGCGTGCTCGGCTCGGAGATCGACGACGGCACCATCGTGCACGTTCTCAGCAAGCCGCTACCGCGCTGGCAGATCGTGCTGCCGAAACTCGTCGTCGCGGTCGGCGTCACCGCGCTGACCGTGGCGGTGCCGCTCTACGTCGCCGGGGTGCTCGCCGAATCGGTCCGGCTCGGCCTGGCCCTGGCCGCCGCGAGCGCCCTGGGCGCGCTGGCGTACTCGGCGTTCTTCGTGGCGTTGAGCCTGGTCACCCGCCGGCCGGTACTGCTCGGTCTGGTCTACGTCCTGGTCTGGGAGGGGTTGCTGGGCAACTTCGTCTCCGGCACCCGGGTGCTGTCCGTGCAGCAGTACGTGATCACCTTCGCCGATCGGATCGCCGCCACGCCACTCTTCGACGGCCAGGTGTCGGTCACCGTTTCGGTGATCATGACGGCGGTGATCGCGGTCGCCTTCACGGCGCTCGCCATCGACCGGCTGCGCTCGTTCAGCGTGGCCGGCGAAACCAGCTGA
- the ppc gene encoding phosphoenolpyruvate carboxylase, with amino-acid sequence MPDTTQADAAQADGSAHSQEQEGPDAALRADIRRLSTLLGQTLARQEGKPLLDLVEEIRTQVRSDAEAAAARLSAMDVTTGTKLARAFSTYFHLANITEQVHRARDLRRQRATQGGWLDKAATLIGERGVSAEEVAAAARRLAVRPVFTAHPTEAARRSILSKLRAVADELDLEMAEAVLYGASEHTSASSRRLAELLDLLWQTDELRLDRPDPTDEARNAVYYLRDLYADAAPQVLDDLADTLRKLGVETSPTSRPLTFGTWIGGDRDGNPYVTPAVTRDVLMIQHEHGIQATDAAMDALINEVSVSRRLRGVSLDLSASLAKDLDALPEVAQRFRRTNAEEPYRLKARCVKAKLANTRLRLNRGTAHVPGRDYRGSDELLSDLELMRASLARNSGQLTAVGKLASAIRTVSAFGLHLATMDVREHAEAHHAVLAQMYARVGEVSDYLSLSRPERAKLLADELTGRRPLSSIDTPLTESARKTFNVFSTIREAQQRFGPEVVESYIISMTLGSDDVLAATVLAREAGLVDVHTGQARIGFVPLLETPAELDSGGELLDELLSLPAYRAIVRARGEVQEVMLGYSDSNKEAGITTSQWRIHKAQRALRDVAARHGVRLRLFHGRGGTVGRGGGPTHEAILAQPYGTLDGAIKVTEQGEVISDKYTIPALARENLELTVAAVLQATLLHTEPRQPLELLENWDAAMDVVSDAAFGCYRSLVEDPDLPAYFWAATPTELLGALNIGSRPAKRPNTGAGLSGLRAIPWVFGWTQSRQIVPGWFGVGSGLAAAREAGLSDVLGEMYGQWHFFRTFLSNVEMMLTKTDLGIARRYVETLVPGPLQPIFDKISDEYERTVREVLAITGSSSLLQNNNVLQRTLAVRDTYLEPLHHLQVALLRQYRDSGAATRTVATAPGARRAPGDNTALERALLTTVNGIAAGMRNTG; translated from the coding sequence ATGCCCGACACCACGCAGGCCGACGCCGCCCAGGCCGACGGCTCCGCCCACAGTCAGGAGCAGGAGGGGCCGGACGCGGCGCTGCGGGCGGATATCCGCCGGTTGAGCACCCTGCTCGGACAGACCCTCGCCCGCCAGGAAGGCAAGCCGCTGCTCGACCTGGTCGAGGAGATCCGTACCCAGGTCCGCAGTGACGCCGAAGCCGCCGCCGCCCGACTGAGCGCGATGGATGTGACGACCGGCACCAAGCTGGCCCGCGCCTTCTCCACCTACTTCCACCTGGCCAACATCACCGAACAGGTGCACCGGGCCCGCGACCTGCGTCGGCAGCGGGCCACCCAGGGCGGCTGGCTGGACAAGGCGGCGACGCTGATCGGCGAACGAGGGGTGTCCGCCGAAGAGGTCGCGGCCGCCGCCCGCCGGCTGGCCGTACGCCCGGTGTTCACCGCCCACCCGACCGAGGCGGCCCGCCGGTCGATCCTGTCCAAACTGCGGGCGGTCGCCGACGAACTCGACCTGGAGATGGCCGAGGCGGTGCTGTACGGCGCCAGCGAGCACACCTCGGCCAGCAGCCGGCGCCTCGCCGAGCTGCTCGACCTGCTCTGGCAGACCGACGAGCTGCGGCTGGACCGCCCGGACCCGACCGACGAGGCCCGCAACGCCGTCTACTACCTCCGTGACCTGTACGCCGACGCCGCCCCGCAGGTGCTCGACGACCTCGCCGACACGCTGCGCAAGTTGGGGGTGGAGACATCACCGACGTCAAGGCCGTTGACCTTCGGCACCTGGATCGGCGGGGACCGCGACGGCAACCCGTACGTGACTCCGGCGGTCACCCGGGACGTGCTGATGATCCAACACGAGCACGGCATCCAGGCCACCGACGCGGCGATGGACGCGCTGATCAACGAGGTGTCCGTCTCCCGCCGGCTGCGCGGGGTGTCCCTGGACCTGTCGGCCAGTCTGGCCAAGGACCTGGACGCGCTGCCCGAGGTGGCGCAGCGGTTCCGCCGGACCAACGCCGAGGAGCCGTACCGGCTGAAGGCCCGCTGCGTGAAGGCGAAGCTGGCCAACACCCGGCTGCGGCTCAACCGGGGCACCGCCCACGTACCCGGCCGTGACTACCGGGGCTCCGACGAGCTGCTGTCGGACCTGGAGCTGATGCGGGCGTCGTTGGCCCGCAACTCCGGGCAGTTGACCGCCGTCGGCAAGCTCGCCTCGGCGATCCGTACGGTGTCGGCGTTCGGCCTGCACCTGGCGACGATGGACGTCCGGGAACACGCCGAGGCGCATCACGCGGTGCTGGCGCAGATGTACGCGCGGGTCGGCGAGGTGTCTGACTATCTGTCGTTGAGCCGCCCCGAACGGGCGAAGTTGCTGGCCGACGAGCTGACCGGCCGCCGACCGCTGTCCAGCATCGACACTCCGCTGACCGAGTCGGCGCGCAAGACGTTCAACGTGTTCAGCACGATCCGGGAGGCGCAGCAGCGGTTCGGTCCGGAGGTCGTCGAGTCGTACATCATCTCGATGACGCTCGGCAGCGACGACGTGCTGGCGGCGACCGTGCTGGCCCGCGAGGCCGGGCTGGTCGACGTGCACACCGGCCAGGCCCGGATCGGCTTCGTGCCGCTGCTGGAGACGCCGGCCGAACTGGACTCCGGTGGCGAACTTCTCGACGAACTGTTGTCGCTGCCGGCGTACCGGGCGATCGTCCGGGCCCGGGGCGAGGTGCAGGAAGTGATGCTGGGCTACTCCGACTCCAACAAGGAGGCCGGCATCACCACCAGCCAGTGGCGGATCCACAAGGCGCAGCGGGCGCTGCGGGACGTGGCGGCCCGGCACGGCGTACGGCTGCGGTTGTTCCACGGCCGGGGCGGCACGGTCGGGCGGGGCGGCGGGCCGACGCACGAGGCGATCCTGGCCCAGCCGTACGGCACCCTGGATGGCGCGATCAAGGTGACCGAGCAGGGCGAGGTCATCTCCGACAAGTACACGATCCCCGCGCTGGCCCGGGAGAACCTGGAGCTGACGGTCGCGGCGGTGCTGCAGGCGACGCTGCTGCACACCGAGCCGCGCCAGCCGTTGGAGCTGCTGGAGAACTGGGACGCGGCGATGGACGTCGTCTCCGACGCGGCGTTCGGCTGCTACCGGTCGCTGGTCGAGGATCCGGACCTGCCGGCGTACTTCTGGGCGGCCACCCCGACGGAACTGCTCGGGGCGCTCAACATTGGTTCCCGGCCGGCGAAGCGGCCGAACACCGGTGCCGGGCTGAGCGGCCTGCGGGCGATTCCGTGGGTGTTCGGCTGGACCCAGTCGCGGCAGATCGTGCCCGGCTGGTTCGGCGTCGGTTCCGGGCTGGCCGCCGCCCGCGAGGCAGGCCTGTCCGACGTGCTCGGCGAGATGTACGGCCAGTGGCACTTCTTCCGCACGTTCCTGTCGAACGTCGAGATGATGCTGACCAAGACCGATCTGGGCATCGCGCGGCGCTATGTGGAAACGCTGGTGCCGGGTCCACTGCAGCCGATCTTCGACAAGATCTCCGACGAGTACGAGCGGACGGTACGCGAGGTGCTGGCGATCACCGGTTCGTCGAGTCTGCTGCAGAACAACAACGTGCTGCAGCGCACCCTGGCGGTACGCGACACCTACCTGGAGCCGCTGCACCACCTGCAGGTGGCGCTGCTGCGTCAGTACCGGGACTCGGGGGCGGCGACCCGGACGGTGGCGACCGCGCCGGGCGCTCGGCGGGCACCGGGCGACAACACCGCCCTGGAGCGGGCGTTGTTGACCACGGTCAACGGCATCGCCGCCGGGATGCGCAACACCGGCTGA
- a CDS encoding LD-carboxypeptidase, whose protein sequence is MAVLSPSAGLPAIYPHVYELGLRRLRDQLGLVPVEYPTTRAAHVLRHLDDEVLATNPKPFFGYSDNTNLLHHLYRLHGRGGVAFHGGFHGGSVLVHLGRPGAMHPLTLESLHAALSRRTGPARGLRGVQDQCERYCCHQADLTTTTLTLILASAALRDGLPD, encoded by the coding sequence GTGGCCGTCCTGTCGCCCTCCGCCGGGCTGCCGGCGATTTACCCCCACGTGTACGAATTGGGGCTGCGCCGGCTGCGGGACCAGCTCGGCCTCGTGCCCGTCGAGTACCCCACGACCAGGGCTGCGCATGTTCTTCGCCATCTTGACGACGAGGTGCTGGCCACCAACCCGAAACCGTTCTTCGGCTACTCGGACAACACCAACCTGCTGCACCACCTCTACCGCCTGCACGGTCGCGGGGGCGTCGCCTTCCACGGCGGTTTCCACGGCGGCTCGGTGCTGGTGCACCTGGGTCGGCCCGGCGCAATGCACCCGCTGACCCTGGAGTCGCTGCACGCCGCGCTGTCTCGGCGAACGGGGCCTGCTCGCGGCCTTCGCGGCGTTCAAGATCAATGTGAGCGCTATTGTTGTCATCAAGCGGATTTGACAACAACCACGCTCACATTGATCTTGGCGTCAGCGGCGCTCCGCGATGGCCTCCCGGACTGA